Within Desulfobacter sp., the genomic segment AGGTGGGTCTGACCCATGCCGCCGCCACCTATGTGCTGATCCTGGTCCTGGTCAGCGTGCTCAATTATGTCCGGGAGGGCCGGGCAAAGCGGTATATCCAGAAGGCTTTTTCCCACTATCTGGCCCCGGATGTGGTCTCCTCACTGATTAAACAGCCGGGAAAACTCACCCTCTCCGGGGAGCAGAAAGAACTGACCGTGCTTTTTTCGGATATCCGGGATTTTACCAGTATTTCCGAGAAAATGGATTCCAGTACCCTGGGCCGGTTCATGAACCGTTACCTTACCCGTATGAGCCGGATTATCATGGACAACGGCGGCACCGTGGACAAGTTTATCGGGGATGCTATCATGGCTTTCTGGGGGGCGCCCAAGGATGAACCCGACCATGCCGGAAAAGCCGTGGAAACGGCCCTGGCCATGATAAAGTCACTGGAAGACCTCAATCTTGAGTTCGCGTCCCTGGGCCTGCCCCGGGTCCGTATCGGGGTGGGCATCAATACCGGCATCGTGAGTGTGGGAAATTTCGGCAGCCAGGACCGCTTTGACTATACGGTGATGGGGGACAACGTCAACCTGGCCTCCCGTCTTGAGGGGACTAACAAAACCTACGGCACGGTTATCTTGGTTTCCCAGGCCACCAAGGCGGCGGTGGACGGGCGTTTTGAATTTGGCTATGTGGATGAAGTCAGGGTCAAGGGCAAGGAGATCCCCGTTAAAATTTACACCCCAATGGTCGGGGGGAAAGGGGCAGACCAGCTGCCCGGATGAGGGGGGGGCGTTTCCGGCATCCGGGGAAACAGGCCGGCAGCCGTTCATCTGTTGAGATCTTTTTCCACAGGTATATAGGTGAATGGAAGCTGGAAATACTCGAAGAATTTGGCTGTTTTTTTCATGGTCAGACCGGAGAACAGGGCCGGCAGGCTGATCCCCACGCCGAGGTAGATGTTCCTCTCCCGGTTTTCTTCCCCGGGGTATCCCCGGGCATAATATCCCAATTGGAGTTCAAAGTGGCGGGCCGGGGTATGCTTCAGGGCTTTGAAACCGTTCATTCGGACGGCCATGAGGAATTTCATGTTTTCATAATCGGTGAACACATCGGTTTTGTCGAATTCCGGAACATATTCAACCCTGAAATTGATTTTTTCACTAAGGCGGGGGCGGGTGTAGAAAAGGTAGGCTGTGGCCGCACCGGCAAGATTCATGAGAAGGTCTTCGTGGGAAAATCCGTAATCGCTGAAGGCGTCTCCCAATTCCATGTAACTCATCATGGCAAAGGAGGAGGCGGCCCCCCAAAGCCCGGCTTCCTCCCTGGAAAAAGACCAGTGATCAAAGGTCGAGGAGAGGATGTGGGAAAGGGCATAGGTAAAATAAAAGTGCCCCAGCTTGTCTGCTCCCCCTTCCTTGGTCCCGTCGGAAAACCAGCCTTCGCTTTCCCTTTTAGGTGCGGTGTCAAAATAGTCCCATTTGGCCATGCCCCAGGCGGTGATGGCCGTAATCCCGGCCAGATTGGTCATGAACACCTTATCTGATTTGGAAAGATCCTGTGCCTCCCATGCCCAGGCAGGGGGGACGGCCAGGACGATGCCTATGACCAGGCCGAATCCGGCCAGGATGGCGATACTTTTTTTTAAAAGTTTCATTTTTATATTCCCCAAATGTTAAAGGAAAAATGGAGAGACAGTCTGGAACGGGTATTTCTGTATTGGGTATCTGAGGGGTGATTGAACAGCAACCTGGGTTTCGTCCGCTGGATCCGGAATTCAATTGTGAGTGTATCCCAAAATGGGCAGGGCTTCAATTTAAAAATAAGGGCAGTCTGTAAGGTGGGGATATAAGCGGTGTTTCGTTTGGGGGGTATTGTTATTTGGAGAGGCGTAACCCGGCCGCGGCACGGGCGAACGCTTCCATTAAAGCATTCCCGGTCGTCCTGACCGGGAATGCAGCGAACGGCCTGCCGTCTTCGCCGTCCTGGCAGCCGACAGGCCTCACGCCATTACAGCGTCCACCCGCACCACGGCCTAGTCATCCCGTCAAATTTTAGAAACGGCCATTTTCAAGCCATGATTTCCCTTGCAATCCGAAGTAATGCCAGTTTACTTTCCAATAATTTTGGTTTGCACAGAATCAACTTCATCCGGTATTAAATTGCTTCTTAAAGACCTGCGGCGCCGGGAAAAATGTCCATTTTATTAAACCACATTGTTCCGAAAGTGTGTGCAGTACGCCCAGTCTTAATCCAACGATGGGTTATCTGTTGCCTTTAGTTTGAATTGGAGAGCCACACTCTTCACAGAATTTTGCTGATGGCGACACTGGATGTCCCTGTTCACATCTTCTAATGTTATCGTTATCTTTAATTTTTATAGCGGAATATAAAGTTCCTACTGCTGCAGAATAGAACGGTAAAAGATGACCAGAAATGAATCTTGCAGTAGATATTTCATTTTCATCCGGCCCAACATTTATCATGTATATGAAATTGAAAATTGCGTATATAAAAAGAAAGTTGATCGACCTTCTTAGCCATTTAGGACATCCTCTTAAAGCAGCCTTCCAAAAATCTTTTCGCTTGAAATCTTTTGTAAGTTGAGTAGAGATTAATACTGTAGGGAACCAAACTACAAAAACGCCTATAGCTAAAAAAAAGACTTTATCATAATGCTCGAAAGATATTTTTAAAATTGTTGATAAATGGATGATAATAGTCGTGAGCAGGCCTGTTGCAGATAGAACTACAAAAGGAGTAAGTATTATTTTAAACATATGATGTTCTTCCTACAGATAACCGTTGAATATCAGATCAACTTTCCCTGTGTAACTAATTGGATCTACTAAACATCTCTTGTAGCGAAAGGCAAGAATAAATTTAATGCCCTGTTAAATTCTTTTTTTAAAGATAACAAAAAATTATACTCTGTATGAGTATCCTTAATTTCCCAGACAGATTGTCGGTGCCGGGGATCCATTTTAATATAGTTTAATGTGGGGCTGAAATGGCAGAGGATATTGTTTTAAGCCCAAGGCCGGTGCTATGGTTTGGGGTTCGAATTTTCAGATGTGTTGGCCCTGTGGGCTGTTCGCCGGCCGGTGGTATCTCTTTTTTAAGTATGGTATATAGGAACGCCGCACCTGGACAGTCGGGTGCGGGTGGCCTTAAATCAGATAAAATAAGTTGGACGTGTGAAGAAGAATAGTTACAGCCTTGCAGGAAATGTGTTAGCCATCAATACCGAATCCGGTGAATTTAAATTCAAAATCGGGGAGGATACCGGAACGGCCAAGGCCCAGCGTATTGCAGAGCTCATGGTGGGTGAAATGGAAAAGGTGGAAGAGCAGTTCCGGGGTGTCCGGGAAAAATCCAGCCCCTATGCAAAGCTGCTGCTGGCCAATTTGAATATTTCCGAACAATACCTGCATCTTGAGAAGGAATATAACCGGCTGATTCAGGAATGCGAACAGCTTAAGTCGGTACACCGGCCGTTGGCAGTTAAGGTGGAATTGCCTGAGATCCCTGATGTGCCGGAACCTGCGGAACCCACTGAAGTTCAGGAGGCCCAGGAAAGGGGCCAGGCAAAGGAAGAGGAGACGCCCCCTGAACCCGAGGCGGCACCGGCGCCGGAAGATACGGAAAAACCGGCTGGGGAGCCAGCCCCGGAAAGCAGGGAAATGCCTTCGGAACCCGGCCCCCTGGTGAAACAGGTTCTGGAAACCCTGAGGCAGTCAAGGCCGGCGGAGGGTGAGCAGAGAACCGAGGCCGGGAACCAAGCGCCGGCGTCCGGCATGGCGACGGAAAGGTCGACGGAATCTGGAACCGGGGAAGAGGCCGGAGAAAGGGACGCTGCAAGGGGTACAGATGAGGCGGCCGGGTCTGAACGACCCGCCGGTGATGCCATGCCTGCCAGGGTGAAAATCAACAGCCATGAGGGGCCGGCAGCGGTGACCAGGACACCGGCACCGGTTGGCAGCGGGGCATTCAGACTCCCTTCCCTGGATTTCCTCAACCGCCCGGAAACCCGGATGGAGGTGGACCACGAGGCCATCCGCCGGGATGCGGAGTTGCTGGAGCAGAAGCTGGGGTATTTCGGCATCAAGGGCGAGGTCATGGAGGTCTCTCCGGGACCCGTTATTACCACCTTTGAATACAAGCCTGCCCCGGGTATCAAGATCAGTAAGATCGTCAACCTGGCAGATGACCTGGCACTGGCCCTCAGCGCCCTGAGCATCCGCCTGGTGGCCCCCATCCCGGGCAAGGATGTCATCGGCATTGAGATCCCCAATGAACGGATGAGCATTGTTCCCTTTGCCGATATCGTGGGGTCAGAGGCCTTCATGAATATCGACTCCCGCACCCCCATCTGCCTGGGCAAGGACATCATCGGCAACCCCGTGGTGGTGGGACTGGACAAAATGCCCCACCTGCTCATTGCGGGGGCCACGGGCACGGGCAAGAGCGTGGCCCTCAACGCCATGATCACCAGTATCCTCTACAAATCTTCGCCGGAAATGGTGAAGTTCATCATGATCGACCCCAAGCGCATCGAGCTGTCCCTGTTCAACGACATCCCCCATCTCATCACCCCGGTGATCACGGACATGAAAAAGGCCAATATTGCATTGCAGTGGGTGGTGCGTGAGATGGAGCGGCGGTATGAAAAGCTGGCCAAACTCCAGGTGAGAAACATTGAGCAGTACAACAGGAAGATCAAACAGGGGAATATCGGCCACTTGGGTGAGGAATTCGAACATTTTTCATACATTGTCATCATCATTGACGAGCTGGCCGACCTCATGATGACCGCTTCCAAGGATATTGAATTTTCCCTCACCCGCATCGCCCAGATGGCACGGGCGGCAGGGATTCATCTTATCCTGGCCACCCAGCGCCCCTCGGTGGATGTCCTCACCGGGATCATCAAGGCCAACTTCCCCACCCGGATTTCTTTCCAGGTTTCTTCCAAAACCGATTCCCGGACCATTATTGACTCCAACGGGGCCGAAACCCTGCTGGGACGGGGGGATATGCTGTTTGTTCCGCCGGGGACCGCCCGGCTGACCCGGGTCCACGGCACCTACCTTTCCGAAAGGGAGCTGATCACCATCACCGATTCCCTCAAGTCCCAGGGCCGGCCCGATTACCTTCTGGAGGTGATTACGGAAAGGGAGGAGGAGCCAGTGACCGCAGAGGTGGGCGAGGATGACTACGACGAAAAATACCAGGCGGCCCTGGATTTTGTCCTGTCCACCCGGCAGGCTTCCATCTCCAGTGTCCAGCGTGCCCTGAGGGTGGGGTACAACCGGGCCGCACGGATCATCGATCTCATGGAGAAAAAAGGGGTGGTGGGGCCTTCTGACGGGGTCAAGCCCCGCCAGGTGCTGGTGGACCACCGGATGGATTAAATCACGGATTTAAGCGCCGCTTCAACCTCCCCATAGGCGGCATTGCTGGAAAGGGTGAGGGAATGGTAGCCGTCTCCCCCGAATCTTCTGTCCAGTTCGATGAACACATGGGTGAGGCCTCCGTCGGTGATAAAGGAGAGTTCCACCTCTTCCACCCGGCTGAAACCGAAACCTTTGGGCTTGAATTCCAATTCCTGGTAGCATCCCGATGCCGAGGCAAACCCGTCTCCGTTTAGGAATCCCTTTTCCACGTCGGCTTTCACCATTTTAAATCCGTTTTGGTGCATGGCGTCGATGAAATGGGCCATGACCGGGCCGGGGTGGATATGCAGGGAGTCCCGGTCCTTGGGATCGATGGCATTGTCGATGTCCAGGGAGGTCTCGAGCCAGACCTTGCACCGGTTCTTCGGGATATCCAGCACCGTCACCGGGGTTTCGGGATGGAGTTCAAAGGCAAAATCCAGGGAGTGCCTCTCCCCGGGGTTCAGGGTAAAGGCTTCGCAGATGGCGTATTCTTCAAGGGTGTGGGTGAGGTTGCACTCCGTGTCCTCCCCCTCCTGCTTGGCCAGGGTGTTGAGTTGCAGGTTAATGGCGGACACCTCCTGTTCCACATTCCCCCCCTTGATCTCTATGCGGCCCTCCAAGGTGCCCCCGGGCATGAATTCATCGGTTGTCAGGACGGCATCCACACTGGCGGACCCGATGCCGATTTTGGCAAAAATTTTTTTAAACATGATGCAATAACCTTTCCTATAATAAGATTCAGCGGATTGATCGTGACCAGAAGAATTACCAGCAGTGTGAGTGTATTTCAATAGGTCAGGCATCTTTTTACCTTGTGATCAGCGTTCCAAAATCATTCTCATGTCAGCAAGGGGACATAATAGTTATTCTGGGAAATGAAAGTTCTTAAATCCCAGATATCGTTATGTGGTTTTTGCAATATCAGTTTGATGAAATTCCGGTTTTCTTTTTCCGGGTCTTTGGTGGATCGTTTTATCAGAAAATTGCGCACTTTGTTTTTATGGCGCCACACCAATGCCATGGCAAGTAAGCTGTTTATGCGGGTTTGCGGTGCCGGGTCCTCCACGGCGCATCTTTTGAGGAATCCCAATTCCGCCTCATTATGCCATCCGAATGCGATGGCCCAAATGGCAATTGCACGTACCTCCGGATCCGGATTCCCACTGGCCTCTTTGTGGAGAACGTCAAACTGCGCTGTGAGGAATTCATTTCCCCGGGTAATCTGGCCCGGGTCTAAAATGGACGCCAGTTTGAAACTTCTATGGCGCAGGTCCCAGTATTTTTTGTAAAATGAACGATGTGATGAGAGGTGGATTTCTTCGGCGATTTCCTTGACAGCAAGCAATCTGATCCGGATATCCGAGTCGTTTTTCGCTCTCTGTTCAAGGGTTGCCATCCATCTGGGACTTTCCGATCTGTCCCCGGTGGTCTGGATAATGAGTTTTTGATTGGCTGAATAATAAAAAATGGCCCTTTCACGGATGCTGATGTCGGGGTCATTCATCATCAGGTCGTAGAGCACCGGGAGAATCCTCTTGGCCTCATTGATTTTTGATGTGTCTGAGTGGTAATTGACACACCTTCCCCATATGGCATAGGATAAAAACTCCATTCCCATGGCGCGGATTGCCGGCTCGACATCATTTTTCATTTTTTCTTTTATAAAAGCCAATAGCTGCGGGTCCCCGTTCCAGTTTTCTATTATGGCTGCAATAATATCCCCACGGGTGTCTGGGCTGCGTTCATCGGCGACCAGGGTGTCCAGAAAGCTGAGAACCGGTGAACGGCATTCCCATCCTTTAACGATGGCACCCAAGGCATTCAGCCGAATGGTAAAAAGGGGATCGTGGCGTGCCATATTCTGAAGGAAACCAAAGGCCTCCGGGTCTTCGCTCCATCCCTGCCCAAGTGCCGATATGAGGGCATTTTTGACCTGGTTGACATCGTAGTCCTCCCGTGCTTTGGTTTTTTGGGCAACGGCATTGACTGCAATATCCCTCGCCCTGGGATTGCCGCCCCAGTTTTTGGCCAGGTATTCGATATATTTGATGACGTATGTATAACCGGTTTCCATGTCAATACGCCGGGAAATGGCATCCAGGATGGCGGGCTCCCTGCTCCAGGAGCGTTGCATGGCATACATGGCCGCCTGGCGGACACGCCCCAGGCGGTCAGAGCGAACAATCTCCGCCATGATCGGGCCGATATCGGCCCGGCCGGGCCACTCCCGTTCAATGGCGGTGATGGCTCCCCTGCGAATCACCTCTTCTTTGTCATTCAGCGCCTTTAACGCATAATCCAGCCGTTCTTTATGGGGCTGCAGCGCAAACCCCATCTGCCAGGCCGCCATGCGGGCGGTGGCCTCTTTTCTGCGGTTGAGCGCGTCGATGGTTTTTTGAAGTTTATGGGAAACAGGGACCAGCGGGGCCAGGGCGCTAAAGGCTTTTAATCCTTCTTCCAGAAATCGGGCCGACTCTTTTTTTCTGAATTGGGGGGCATGCTCCGATATATCCGATGCCAATTCCTCAAGCAGTTTCCGGCCGTAATCCAGATCTTCAATGCTGCCGGTTTCACCCAGGCAGCGGACGGCAAATGCCCGGTTAAATGGGATGGGGCGTCGGCACTGGGTCCGCAGGTACTCCACCACATCCCGGATGGGAGTGCCCTGGTCCTGGAGCATGGCAATGAGCAGCAGCAGGACCTCTTCCCATTCACCGCCCTGCCAGTGGGCACCGAAAATCTCCCGGGTCAGCCAGGTGAAATCCGACATTTTGGCGTTGAACTGTGCCTGGCAGTCCAATGCGGCGAAGTATTCCATGAAGGTTCTGTGGACAAAACCGAATACCCGCTCCCCGATGCCCGCCAGCACATAGGTTCTTTCCATCAGATGCTGGAGGATATCAATGGTCACGGCCTCGGCAATGCCCTGGGACAGGCTGTATTTTTTTCTAAGGTAGTCAGACACAATCGTGTAGAGCGGGGCATAGGCGATGGCGTTCAACTCTCTGTTTTCCTGGCCGTGCCCGAGCATATACCGGGCTACCCGCTGCAGGATTTCAGCTTTCTGAGCGGTGCGGATCTGGACGTCTGACCTGAATTCAATGTTTTTAATTCCCTTGCCCATCTCCCAGTCTTCAAGCAGGGTATCGGCACAGCGTTTATAGAGGCGCCATCTTTCATTGGGCAGGTCCCTGTCCTTATAGATTACCGCCATCATGGTCAGAAGCAGGGGATTGCCGGCCAGATCAAGAAGGCGGGGGCTTTCGGTTATCCGCTGAACCAGCCCCTGGGCGGTGCGTTCGGTTCCCTCCAGTGTATAATACCGGTACCACTGGAGGGTGAAATTCCGGATCTGGTTCAATGTAAGGGGCAGCAGGGTATAATGGGAGAAACCCGCCAGGCCCAGTTCATATCCGCTGTAGCCGGCGATCCGGGAGGTCACGATAATGCATGCGCCGGGGTACCGGTTGGCGAAGTTTTCAAATTGGTTGATGACGCTGATACGCTGGTCGGGGTCAAACACCTCATCCAGACCGTCAAAGAAGACCAGGGCCCGTTTCTTTTCTTCCAGAAGGGCCACCAGGCTCTCCCCATCAATGGTGACATCGTAAAATTCCTTTGTGTTTCTGATGATGTATTGGATGAAGTCTTCTGCCCCATGGAGCACATATTTCCTCAGTTCGATGAGGAAGGGAACCGGGGCATTGTCCAGATGCAGGGGCAGGGGGGAAGCACCGGTGCCGCGCCTGCACATTCTGAGCATGGCATAGTGGAGGATGGTGGTTTTGCCGGAACCCGGTCCACCGAGAATCACCTGGGCCGGCTCCTTGGCCAGCAGATCCAAGACCATCTCAGGATTTGACCCATACATGGGATCTTCCCAATCCGGTTCCAGACCGGAATCCGGGGTTTTCCCATCCGGCTCCCCTTCCCCATGCCGGCTCCCGTATATGATTTTCTGATATTCCCTGATTTCATCGGGGATGTCTTTGGGAGAAATTCCATGGGCCGCCAGCTGGGGTTCGAACACATCCGTCAGCGGGATTTTGGCAATGCCCCCGTGTTTGCCGGCGCCGGCGATGACCTGGAGGCGGACCCACTGGTGCTTGTCTCCCACCGCCTGCCGGTACCGGTCCCAGTCCGTGGCCTGCCGTTTGGTTTGTACCCCGGTTTCCTTCTCCCAGTTGACAATTGCTTCATTGACCTGGCGGGCCAGCCCGTCGGCGGTTTCGAAGAAATTGACCATATGCCGCTCGCCATTGATGATTTCTTCACGGAAGGATTCTATTTTTTGGGCTGCCGCGCCTTTATCCTGTTTGTTTTTCGGCCAGGGGGCCTCCTCGGACATGAGGAACATCAGACATGGGATATGGGTTTCCAATGCTTTTCGGTATTCCATTTCCGTGATGGAATAGCCGTGGGGGTTGTTTTTTATTGGGACGAAGCCGTAGCGATAGGCAAAGATACCGACATAGACATCACAGGAGGCCACATCTTCAAGGCATCTGTCCACAGGGCGCTTGTCTTCGGCCACGTAGTATTCCATGGCCACATCTTCATGGCCCAGCCGCTTTAACGCCAGGCAGACTTCTTTACGATGGGCTTCTAAATCACTGAAGGTCGAGGAAACATATATTCGTGCCATATCTTTTACCGTTCTTTGTTTTAGTTTAACGATTTGGATAATTGACCGGTACCGGGGCAGATGGCCAATTCAGTGCGTGGACCAGGATGAAGACCGTTCCAGAGGGGGATGTGTCATAGTAAAATATTTTAAAGAAAAATCAATAGGCTGGATAAAAAAGCGATGGATCTCCCATGGCCGGGGAGCGGAGTTCTGGGATCTGAGGATCTCCCGAACCGTTCCTCATTTTTACAGACGCCTTCGGTCTGTGAGCGCCGGTCCGCCCCGGGATCCCTTGGGGCCTGCTAACCTTTAAAGGTCCCGGCTTCAATGTTCAGTTTGCGCATTTTATTCCTCAGGGTGGAGGGATTTAATCCCAGGAGGGCAGCGGCGCCATTTTCGCCGTGGACCTTCCCCCGGGAGGCTGACAATGCGGCGCAGATGCTCTCTTTAATGGTTTTTTCCAGGGGCTGGACCGGTGCGGTGGGGGCTTCGGGAGCCGAGGGGCCAGTTGGGCGGCCGTCCAGGGCCCGGCGGATCCGTTGGTCAATCAGATTGGTCAATTCCCTGTGATTCCGGGCGGCGGGGGCGGGGGCAGACGGCTCTATGGGCAAAAGGGATTCCAGGTGCAGGGCCCCGTCGGGAAAGAGGATTAAGGCCCTTTCCACGAAATTTTCAAGTTCCCTGACATTCCCCGGCCAGGGATAGGCCTTGATACGGTTGACGGTGTCAAGGCCGATCACAGGCCGGGGAGAAATGTTGAGCCGGGCACAGGCCCGGTCCAGAAAATGGCGGACAAGGGCCGGGATGTCCCGGGTCCGTTCCCTTAAGGGGGGCAGGTACACGGGAAATACATAGAGACGGTAATAGAGGTCTTCCCTGAAACTGCCCTCCCGGATCATGGCTTTCAGATCCCGGTTGGTGGCGGCGATGATCCGGACATCCACAGGAATGGAGGATTTGCCCCCCAGCCGTTCCACTTTTCCGTTCTGCAATACCCTTAAAAACCGGACCTGGGCCTGGAGGGGCAGTTCCCCGATTTCATCCAGAAAAAGGGTGCCGCCGTGGGCCTGTTCAAATTTACCGGCATGGCTCTTGGCCGCTCCGGTGAAGGCCCCTTTTTCATACCCGAAAAGCTCGCTGTCGATGAGGGTGTCCGGAATGGCCCCGCAGTTGACCTTTATAAAGGGGGCCGCCGCCCTGGGGGAAATCCGTTGGACGGCATCGGCAATCAGTTCTTTTCCGGTGCCGGTTTCCCCTAAAATGAGAACCGGCGTCTCCTTGCCCTCCAGCTGGTGGACCACATCCATTGTCTTGCGGAGGCCGCTGCGGGCCCCGATGATGGGGGGGGCCTTGAGTTGGTGGAGTTCCTTTTCAAGGTGGCTTTTTTCCCTGTACAATTTCTCCTGGAAGGCCATGACCCGCCTGAATTTGAGCATATTGGACATGGCCAGGTTAAAGGGCCCCAGCAGCAGTTTCATTTTCCGTATCTGGGTCCGGGTATAGCTGAGCTTCCCCTTCCCGATAAAGCAGAGATGGCCCACGGTTTTTTCCCCCGATTTCATGATACCGACCAGATAGGAGCTGGGCTTGTAGGGCAGCAGATGGGAAATGGCCCGCCGGTGGTCGTCGGAAACGGTGTTGGTCAGTTCGTCTGAAATCACGATGGGGTCGGGATTCTGCTCATGCATTTCCATGTACCGGGCATTTTCATCAGAGAGGGGCAGGGCGGTCTCCACATAATTAAAACTGTCCTTTGTCACCAGGAACAGCAGTTTGATGGCCTTGAGCTGCCGGGAGTACTGGTGAAGGGAAATCCCGTCAATGGGGAAATGGTCTTTTAGAAAATCAAAGACCCGGACCATGGATTCGGAGAGGTCCAAACTCCCTGAAATATGGGATACCGCCTCCTGGAAAAATAAAAAGTCCTCATTGGTGTTGTGCGCATCCATGGCAGGTCCCCGCTGTAATTTGTAAATATAACAATTTATCGTCTTATAAGACGTTTTTCAATAGAAATTGTTTTATAAGGCAGTCTATACGGGGTGTGGTTTTGTTGAACATCTTGATTTTATGCGTGTTTCGCTGTTGGCACGGAAGTTGATAATCCAGGATGGCTGTCTGGGTATGTGAATGAGAGATAAGAAAGGAAATCAATATGCCCCATAATGAAATGCCGGCATCCGGGGAGTGGACGGAACAGCGCCTGGGAAATGCCATTCAGACTTTGAAAGAGCAGCAAAATGACAGGGAGCTGGATCTGTTTCTGGAAGCCCGGCTGGCGGATCCGGACGCTTTCTGCCTTGCCAGCAGGACCCGGCTCTGGAATGAGCTGGGATTGAGCAAGGTCCGCCAGGATGCCCCGGAACAGGCGGCCCTCTGTTTTGGGAACGCCCTGGCCCTTTCCCCGGAATATACGGCGGCCCTCTACAATTTGGCCACCCTGGATATGAACCGGGGTGTTTTGGGTAAGGCCCTGGACCGGTATGAGCAGATATTGTCATCCCATCCGGATCATTTCGACGCCCTTTTAAATGCCGGGCTCTGCCATGCATGGGCCGATGACAAAGCCGCTGCCCTTCCCCTGTTCCTCAGGGCGGCCGGGGCGGATCCTGGAAACGGACAGGCCAGTTTCCTTGCAGGAGAAACCCTGCTCCAGGCCGGCAGGGCAAAAGAGGCCCTTCCCTATTTTGAATCGGCCTGCCGGATCAACCAGGGCCACTTCGAATCCCTCACCGGCCTTGCCATTGCCCGGCTCAAGTCCGGTGAGGCCGA encodes:
- a CDS encoding sigma-54-dependent Fis family transcriptional regulator, with the translated sequence MDAHNTNEDFLFFQEAVSHISGSLDLSESMVRVFDFLKDHFPIDGISLHQYSRQLKAIKLLFLVTKDSFNYVETALPLSDENARYMEMHEQNPDPIVISDELTNTVSDDHRRAISHLLPYKPSSYLVGIMKSGEKTVGHLCFIGKGKLSYTRTQIRKMKLLLGPFNLAMSNMLKFRRVMAFQEKLYREKSHLEKELHQLKAPPIIGARSGLRKTMDVVHQLEGKETPVLILGETGTGKELIADAVQRISPRAAAPFIKVNCGAIPDTLIDSELFGYEKGAFTGAAKSHAGKFEQAHGGTLFLDEIGELPLQAQVRFLRVLQNGKVERLGGKSSIPVDVRIIAATNRDLKAMIREGSFREDLYYRLYVFPVYLPPLRERTRDIPALVRHFLDRACARLNISPRPVIGLDTVNRIKAYPWPGNVRELENFVERALILFPDGALHLESLLPIEPSAPAPAARNHRELTNLIDQRIRRALDGRPTGPSAPEAPTAPVQPLEKTIKESICAALSASRGKVHGENGAAALLGLNPSTLRNKMRKLNIEAGTFKG
- a CDS encoding tetratricopeptide repeat protein; protein product: MPHNEMPASGEWTEQRLGNAIQTLKEQQNDRELDLFLEARLADPDAFCLASRTRLWNELGLSKVRQDAPEQAALCFGNALALSPEYTAALYNLATLDMNRGVLGKALDRYEQILSSHPDHFDALLNAGLCHAWADDKAAALPLFLRAAGADPGNGQASFLAGETLLQAGRAKEALPYFESACRINQGHFESLTGLAIARLKSGEAETAAITCDQILMTFGAATLPLQVKADALIEMGRMEDAVGCHADICRLDLDIRDFVVTRIRELSRREPEKYKAYAALVKEKFPELESLLGAALEYAC